The genomic window atcgtTTGACGTTTATATTGTTGCGCCATATCGATtccatttaatagttttatgatTTGTAGTATAGTTGGATaacgaacatttttttttgctttggTTTCGATCTAAAGTatcatttttacgattttgattttgatttctaCTCGTGGTAAATCTGACGTCGTCGATCGCCGGTTTCATGCCTGTCTTTACTGTCTTGACACGCGTCTGTAAAACAGCCccacgaaaatattttttacttgttaGTTATTACCCTTGTTATgtcgtaatttaattttagtgtatTAATGTGTAAACTAATAGGAATctaacactaataataatcaacaaatttgaagtggtaataataattttagtggactgtattataaagatatatcACACAACATAACAAACAGggataatatttacaagtaataataataataatactaatgatCACATATGAAATATAGAGATGTAGGCGCCcacctactatataatataaaggcaACTAACCACTCGTCAAccgagaataataattaataaataatatgaatgccgtaaaaactaaacttacaataacataataactgcCTCAGAGGCCATGAtacaaaatgttgatataatatcaatcaaaacaatacaatattaataagtgaTAATGTGATAATATAAGAAGTTAATCGCGTATCAATTATGATACTGCGTTACCGTTATCTGGTTACCGCCGACCGCTCGACTGTCTAGTGTCCATACTCCATGATATTGTGTCCATATGACCAAAtgcgtatgtatgtatatgtaaatgGATACCGCACCGACGTCTGTTCGCCTCGCTGAGGTCCCGCGACCTACACGCTAATGGCTGCCCGAATCTCCGACGTGCTTGTAGGTAAATGATCGACTCGTGCCCGCGCACGATGACCACTGACCGTTCGTTGTTCTTAACGTGCACCCGCGTGCACTTTAAGAAATCGGaacgattaatattatacaacaaaacaGCGAAACGTTTCGTTGTAATCACGGATTTAAATAGATGCCGCAAACAACCGAACTCGAACTTAATAACGAGTTTTATTTACCATTAAACGTCAGCGCGGCGCGTAACTAgcacaaaattcataaatcgcAACAACAACGACACCAATCATATAATGGCCGGCGCGATTTACTTGTACGGCGAGAGACTTAACATAGATCAGGCTCGCGAACTATCTAGTACGATACTATCGCCTCCGAGGCGGTAGGCCTTTGTTGTCTGCGACGACAGCCGGTTTTGCATGGTACGGCGGCGGGGAGCGGGGTTTTCTTCTCGAACATTCTTTGCCTTATCGGCGAAGACCcacgacaaaataaatattgtcgcCGCTAGAGTCGGTACCGAACATTCTCCCGCCTTTGAAAGCGACGaactttcaaattttcttGTATTGCAGGTCATCAATATCATGGTTACCGCTAACGCAAATTGAATACTCactatttacaatacaaagtatacaaacaaaaaataataatacacacaaaaaaaaatatatatataaaatataactaccaTGGGAGAGGATATGGGACGTCCGTACGCACCGGCTTCTTCTTACATGGGCAGCTTGGTGATCTTGACAACTGGTCGCTTGAGAAGACCGTCGGCTGTTCGAATAGTCACAACGCGAACGACATTGTCAGGACCAGGATGAACTTCCACAATACGTCCAAGTTGCCATGACATCGGTGGGTTATTAGGTGAATGGACTGCTACTAAGTCCCCTACAGTTATGTTGTCGGTTTGTTTGAACCACTTTTTGCGTCCCTGTAATGTCTGCAAATATTCACGACTCCAACGACGCCAAAAGGATTGTAGTGCCTGACGAATTAGTTGCCATCGTCTTAAACGGTTGATCGGAATATTAATGACATTTTCTTCAGGCAGGGCCAAGAGCGGTTgcccaattaaaaaatgtcccGGAGTGAGCGCGACAAAATCATTCGGGTCACTCGAAAGAGGTTGTAATGGCCGGGAATTTAAAACACCTTCGATTCTTATCACTAGTGTAGACATCTCCTCGAACGTATAGACTTGGGCTCCCACGACCTTCTTAAGATGTGTCTTGGTGCTCTTGATTGCGGCCTCCCATATCCCACCAAAATGGGGCGCGGCGGGAGGGTTAAAGTGCCATTCACATTGAACCCGAGAAGAGACGGCCTGACGTGCATCATCCGTTTGAAGCAAGGCCTTAATCTGCTTCGCTGCACCAACATAATTCGTCCCGCAATCCGTGTAAATATTGGCTGGGATTCCACGGCGTGAAGTGAAACGGTCCAATGCCGCAATAAAAGATTCAGTAGACAAATCAGTCACAATTTCTAAGTGTACGGCTTTTACTGCCATACAAATGAACAAAGCCAAATACGCCTTGTGGGTCCGGGCCCCACGCCGGCGACTCTCCTTCACAACGAATGGACCTCCGTAGTccatacctacattatagaATGGCCGAATTGCGGTGACTCTGAAAACAGGTAAGTCCGCCATGAAAGGTATAGGAGTAGTGGCTCGATATTTTGAACATGGAACACATGAATGTACTGCTCGACGTACAGCAGCCCGACCTGACATAATCCAATATCGTCGACTAATCATTGACAGTACCAGTCTCGCTCCACCGTGTAACAATAGCTGATGATAATGCCGAACAATCAACTCCGTGAAATGGCACCGTTGTGGTAACAATATAGGGTGTTTCGCGCCGTCGTCAAGTGCAGAATTCTTTAGGCGTCCTCCGACTCGAATCAACCCGGCATGGTCCACAAAAGGAGCCAACTGAGCTAAGGCTACGGGTACAATTATTCGATGACCTTTGATTTGCTTGTATAAGtcagaataatacattttttgggtATATTTGATTACTCGATACAAAGCCTGATATTGTTCTGCAAATGAAATAGGTCCTGACAACATAGAACGCCCTCGCGCTCGATTAATAAATCGAAGACAGTATCCAACAACACGCTGCATCCGAGATATAGAGGAAAAGCGTTCTATCCAAGGAACCTCCTCCTCGAGGGTATGCAATGCACATTGAACCGAATTTTTTACTTCCGGTAAATTTAATGATGCCATAACTTCCACAGACGGCAACGCCGGCCATTGAACTTCATCCTGACGTAGAAAATCTGGTCCTGATAAGTGCTTGGAACATGACAGCAGTTCTCTCGGAAGCATACCTCTGGAAGCCGGGTCAGCCGGATTTTCGTTCGTCCTCACGTGAGCCCATTCACAATTGGGCACCAGTGCTCGTATCTTGGCCACACGGTTGGTCACGAAAATCTTAAATTGCTTCTGTTCCCGCGTAAGCCACGCTAAAACGACTGTGGAGTCTGTCCACGCCTTGACCTTGTTAATgggtattatgttatttaaaacttcaaaatgGTGTGACAAAAGTTTGGCCAGAAGTAGAGCCGCACATAATTCGAGCCTAGGAATTGTCAACGAAGTATCCGTTTGTGATGATTTCAACGGTGCTATCTTGGTTTTGCAcgtgataaaataaacatggAAGTGACCCAAATTGTCAGCTATCCGTAAAAATACTATGGCTGCATATCCACATTGTGATGCATCGGCGAAGCCCACCATCTGCACTTCTTTTGCATGGCGGACATCAATATGACGCGGTAAAGATACGTGTGACAACAATGGTAACTCGTCCAGGAACTGCAGCCACTTGTTCACCAACGAAGTAGGTACCGGCGAATCCCATCCAATCTTCTCGAGCCATAGCTCTTGCATGAATCCTTTAGCCCACAGCAAAACCGGACCTAAGACACCAATTGGATCGTACAGTCGTGCGATCGTAGATAACACAACCCTCTTGGTAGTCGATCTCTCGCTGGTGGCTCCATGATATCCAAAGGTATCGGAGGTAGGATCCCAATGGACTCCAAGCACCTTCAAGTTCGCATCTTCCGTTGGTGTGAACATTGGTTCTACAGCCTGATCCTCGACCGGAATACACCTCAGCACGGCATCGCAGTtacttgcccacttttttaATTCAAGTTGACCTcgctgtaataaattaattaggtcTTTCTGTACGGCCAATAGGCCATCTACGGTATCGGCGCCAGCGATTATGTCATcaacatatgtattattgattaacaGGCCCTTCGCCTGGGGAAATTTCGCACCATCTTCAAAGTCCAATTGACGCAGGCATCGCAGTGCAAGATATGGCGCTGAGTTCACGCCATAAGTGACGGTTCGCAATTGATACTCCTGCACCTCATCCTCCGGTGACCTACGCCACAGGATGTGTTGATAGACACAATCCTCCTCACGTACTCTGATCTGCCGATACATTTTCGCGATATCAGCTACGAACACGTATTTGTAGAATCGGCTACGAAGTAGAACATCGCTGATCTCAGTCTGTAATTTCGGCCCCGTACATAGACAATCGTTTAATGATTTTCCCGATGTCGACTTCGCCGATGCGTCGAAGACAACTCGAATCTTAAGTCCCTTTTCTTCGTGCTTGACCACAG from Aphis gossypii isolate Hap1 chromosome 1, ASM2018417v2, whole genome shotgun sequence includes these protein-coding regions:
- the LOC114119633 gene encoding uncharacterized protein LOC114119633, encoding MGRPKRQSVAVASEPNMLLRSRASRDMIVRKIRNLHTLAQEAQTEVDKQPLFLSCYVSLDKYVDQVEVHQQEVLNFMLDSGLHDDFKDTDLLITDEVEELIGRIRMIFETIRPTTSVTNRMPRPECGASAGTAITLPKIELPKFDGDVVQWCSFRDMFCSLVHDNQSISDIERFHFLKSCLSGPALAVIKSIPLTANNYNIAWNALQKSFENNRLLATAHIDRLFAFSPLKKESTAALATFVNTFRENVAAIKALGIDDISGFLLFYIGARVLDVETRRLYEAKNIGTTADKVEQNVKVAAKKSKGGTPGKYSLTTTSSGVKCIFCEQDHPLYRCGAFKQKSVAARRKFVSGNGVCFICLKSGHAAKACTSTFKCRSCGGKHSTLLHIDYAKPASVVSYGDAECSTEGAESTEKRTTATENQVKFSGTVRTEATVILGTAIVRVRDNVGKLQTVRVLLDSGSQISAITSQCATRLGLRHIKSRIEVTGLSQQRVTKVKGVTQCQFIPLHAEGPQFGATSVVILTHITMQLPSDRIPSAVRERYHHLLLADPEFDVPGPIDMLLGSDLYPHLLQSKADIIHSTGLPSAMNTHLGWIVVGALNEISASPMVSLSAVSTPEIGRLIQKFWSVEEPDVPDILSTEDERCEAWFRKSTIRDASGRFVVSLPFQSSVRALTEMSTSQTAVVQGGSPEDLGASRALALNRLYNLERRLAKDSELYTAYRKFMDDYLNLGHMKLASVPGKYFIPHHAVVKHEEKGLKIRVVFDASAKSTSGKSLNDCLCTGPKLQTEISDVLLRSRFYKYVFVADIAKMYRQIRVREEDCVYQHILWRRSPEDEVQEYQLRTVTYGVNSAPYLALRCLRQLDFEDGAKFPQAKGLLINNTYVDDIIAGADTVDGLLAVQKDLINLLQRGQLELKKWASNCDAVLRCIPVEDQAVEPMFTPTEDANLKVLGVHWDPTSDTFGYHGATSERSTTKRVVLSTIARLYDPIGVLGPVLLWAKGFMQELWLEKIGWDSPVPTSLVNKWLQFLDELPLLSHVSLPRHIDVRHAKEVQMVGFADASQCGYAAIVFLRIADNLGHFHVYFITCKTKIAPLKSSQTDTSLTIPRLELCAALLLAKLLSHHFEVLNNIIPINKVKAWTDSTVVLAWLTREQKQFKIFVTNRVAKIRALVPNCEWAHVRTNENPADPASRGMLPRELLSCSKHLSGPDFLRQDEVQWPALPSVEVMASLNLPEVKNSVQCALHTLEEEVPWIERFSSISRMQRVVGYCLRFINRARGRSMLSGPISFAEQYQALYRVIKYTQKMYYSDLYKQIKGHRIIVPVALAQLAPFVDHAGLIRVGGRLKNSALDDGAKHPILLPQRCHFTELIVRHYHQLLLHGGARLVLSMISRRYWIMSGRAAVRRAVHSCVPCSKYRATTPIPFMADLPVFRVTAIRPFYNVGMDYGGPFVVKESRRRGARTHKAYLALFICMAVKAVHLEIVTDLSTESFIAALDRFTSRRGIPANIYTDCGTNYVGAAKQIKALLQTDDARQAVSSRVQCEWHFNPPAAPHFGGIWEAAIKSTKTHLKKVVGAQVYTFEEMSTLVIRIEGVLNSRPLQPLSSDPNDFVALTPGHFLIGQPLLALPEENVINIPINRLRRWQLIRQALQSFWRRWSREYLQTLQGRKKWFKQTDNITVGDLVAVHSPNNPPMSWQLGRIVEVHPGPDNVVRVVTIRTADGLLKRPVVKITKLPM